The genomic region GCTCCAGGACCTCAGAAAACCATAGtgagacatacagtacagaccaaaagtttggacacactttctcattgaattcaatgagaaggtgtgtccaaacttttggtctgaactgagtacagaccaaaggtttggacaaactgttgtgtccaaacttttggtctgtactgtagatcAGTGAAGAAACTTCCCAAAAGTAGCTGGCCAACCAAAAATTACCCTAAGAGATCAGCAAGtgctcatccaggaggtcacaaaaaaaaaacaaacagaaaatcatttgaaCTCTGTCGGGCTCACTGTCGCAGCTAAGGCTCATGatttagcaataaaaataaaagaatgggcaaaaatgaCTTTCCAATCTTAACCCATAAGAGAGTTTCGAGGACATACAGTacaaaccaaaagtttggacacaactgtgtgtccaaactttcgGTCTGTACTGTACCTAGTAGATGTCTAGATTTAAGTCCAACAAAGATGCTGTGGAATGACCTTTGACTGGGCATGTATGCTAGAAAAACTGTAAACActaaagaaatctgtaaagggGCAAAAATTTAAAGCACTGTAATTGCTTAGCATAAAAGCTTCATCCTCCATCCAGTCAATGCGAACCTAACAATGAAAAACAGACCTGCAACAATCAGAACTGCATAAATTCCAACATACATGTGTTTAATATAAAACACCTTTTATTTCTGGCAGGAATTAGCTTTATTGGAATTTAGTACTCTATGTTATTACCCtaagttgttattttcaaaaaagcaTGGCAAGAAAACGTGTCTATTTAAGAGACAGGCCTGCTTAGTCAAAGGCGAGGAGAGAgataagaaatattttgtctcatttgttgtaaattagACACAGTATAAATTGAATGTGCTCTGCTTCCATGTTATAGTTTCAGAGACAACACTTTTCAGCAGGTAGACACTGAAAAATAGGGGCTTTTGATTAAAGGTGTATATCATATCTTgtcttaaaactaaatatatatatatatatatatatatttccacaTATTCCCAATCATTACCTAAAAAGCCATTACCATGGTAATATTTCAACCTgagattacatttttcaaaatgttgtagTGTGGGTGTTGTTTCATTTCTTGCCTGATTTCACTATGAACATAAACTCAGCCTGGTAAAGATATATGAGAAAAGTTCCAAAGTACAAACCCTTCTGATGCTCACAGAGACTGAAGTTTGGAGTAATAAACACTATAAATGTGGGTCCTGATGCGTAAACATTTCATTGAGTCTGTGATGGAGAGCCATTGTGATGCTGCTGTCAGACAACAGTGCTGATGTCATCAGCATCATCAGGTTTCTTGGGCTTACTGGGGAGAGACTTGAGGTACTCCAGGTGACGCCGGGcgtcctcctggttctgacGAACATAATACACCACATATGATATAACCATtgcaaaccaaccaaacatGGTGACCAGCATGGCATAGTCTGTGGTCCTTTTTGCCAGGTTACACAGGTCAGTGTCAACTGCCAGGAAAGGTCGACCCTCTTGATCGAGTAGTTCGGAGCTCCTGCAGAGGACCCTGGCTGCGGCCTCGTGGTTGTGAGCCATTCCTCCAATGGCCTGCTGGAGGGCGCAATCGCAGTGCCAGGGATTGTCATCTACAATGATGCGGGCCTTCAGTCGGGCAAAAGCATCCCTGTGAACGCTAGTGATGCGGTTGTGGGAAAGGTCCAGCACCTGTAATGTCCCCTCGATGCCACTAAAGGAACCTTCCCCTAAAGTTTCCACTGCATTATAAGAGAGGTTCAGCTCCCTCAAAAGCCGGAGTCCACGGAAGGCTTGGTCGGGCACAGCACCTATTTGATTGTGGTCCAGCCTCAGGAGGACAGTATCGACTGGGAGGTTGGGGGGAATCTCTTTGAGGCGGGACTGACTGCAGGTGACATTCAGACCGTGGAGGTGGGGGTCGCGTAGACAGCTGCAGCCCTTTGGACACATGCTGGCCGAGGGGAAGCACAGGGCCATGAGGACAAGGCTCTGGAGGAGCAGGCACATGGGGATGGAGCGTGACAGCCACAAGTCCAGCAGAGTCATACTGACCGGCTTCCAGCAGCATCCCGCCTGGGGCCACAACACCACCACTGGTCCTTTACACACATGGCATAGTGGCTGCTGGACCTCACACTCTACTCGCTACAGATACTGGTGGATGAACTGGTCTCATCATGTTGTGTTGGGATCTGGAATGACATGAACAGACAGTCAGTTGAGATATTTTATCCATTGTTATTCCTTTTACTGGTTTTGACTGAATGCAGAGCAGGAGCAACGTTGCTCAGTATCTCGCCTTGTCTGCCTTTGGGTagttttggctttttaaaatattagtttgAACTGCTTTAGTATTAATTAATTGTACTTAATAGTAATAGTCTAAAATTAAACTGATATCGATTCCTGTTCAAGAGAATCTTCCTATAGATAAAATATGAGCACCAAGTCACTTAAAGTAGCTTTATTAGTGTGAATGCTTACAGCATTCACactaataattacttttttataatattcagctttttatgaatttttctcCCCATGGGGGAAACCGCTCCATCCTGTGGCAGAATTGAGAgttacaatataaaatgtctgtcatgttttacagctgatgtttcagatgtttccaCTGCCTACTAATTGCAATCAGTCATCCAGTTTTGGAGCTGTCATAGAGGAAACAAGGTAGTGGCGATTTTGAATTTGGGCAGTTTAACAGATTTCATGCTGTTTAACACCTGGGAATAATTTGAGCTTTGGACATTGGGTTTTTCTTGCTGCATGTAGGATGTTGTTTGTAGTCACCGTGCTAAACAATGCCTCCAAACAAATATTGATATCTTAAGATATCAAGATATCAAATACCGTTTCACCCACCCAAAAATGGTGGGTGAATGGATTTCATTCACCCACCATTTTTATCAGAAAGTTAAGTTTTTGCCCTGTTCAAATTTTAGGGTTTACatgacttcttctttttttttttcattttgtggaACATATTACTGTAACCCAGCATGCTAGTGGTAGCCTATTTGCTATCATTCGTATTTTagctagttttagctttttagctaatGTTGGCTTTTACGTGGGTTTTTCACACTGCATGAACTAGTTCTTAAGTTTCTGCAAGTCCTCAGCTATTGGCTTCAGACGCTTTTGCGATTTTCACCAAAAGCATTCAGCATTGAGCATTCAGCATTCACACttgtattttcatattaaatgcACAATTTCTAGTTGAACTTGAGATTTTTGCCAGAAAACTCACTTTTAATTAATGACTTCATTACTGAGCAtattctttatatattttttaacagaaacatgGTTGGATGAAATAGTGAGACAGCTGTTGAGCCACAATAGCTTTGGTTTGGCTATACATAGATATTAACACAAACATGGTGGCATAATGGTTCCTGAAATCATTGGACTTTTAAGgcataaaaagacatttattctGGCTCATACAAAAGAAGACCTCCAGTATAATAGAGGCAGGATAAGATGCTAAGTTTATCTTAAAAGTATGCGTATCCTGCATATTACCGAGAGTGGACAGGGAAATTCTGGAAACTCTGAACAGCCTCAGACTGTTATGCCAGTAAGATGCAGTGGCCGTTGAAACAGTGAAAGCCTCAGCAGCCAGGAGGAGACGGTGGCTCtgcaacaggaagaggaagagcagcagcCGGGAAGGACTAGCAGCAAAGCTAAAGTGTAACCAACTGGGAACGTTGCTTCCATTCAACTTGCttgctggagaaaaaaataggtAACTTAATGCTGGATATGACATCAAACTGCGAGATGAGTAACTACTGTGTCATAATTCTGACTGAGACATAATTAAACTCCTCTGTTAATGATAACCCTTATAATTGTCAGGCTAACAACATTCCGTTTGGATAGAGGCAGCACTAAGTGGTAAAACCTGACGTGGTGGtgtcatcatcttcatcatcatcatcaacatcatcatcactaCTGTTTCCATCTGTCCTAGTGCCAACACTAAAGGGGCTCTGAGTGAGTCAACAGTTCCAGCAGTGACTTCCAAACTACACATCCAGAGGGTGTTTCCACTGTTGGCAAGGACTTTAATCAGGCCAATATGAAGACAGTGAGATGCAGAGGGCACAGAACGCTGCATTGAAATGTGGCGATAGAGAAGTCATCAGAGTAGTAAGACGTGCCAATGGTCAGAAAATCCAGCAATTTTTCCATGATTCGGCAAACACCAGGTGCATATGGCGTTTGAAGCCCTCAACAAGATTTCCTTTCTCCAGTAAGGAAATCCACTCCTCAACCAGGTGAACCGATACTCAGACTTGTGACAGCTAATGTTCAGAGGACCTTGAGAAGACTCAACATGCATAAAGCAGCAGGTCCTTATAACATACCAGTTCTCAAGAACTGTGCTAATCAGTTCTTGACTCGCGACCTAATGGACATATTTGGCACCTTGCTAAGCTAGGTTCAAGACGGCCATCATCATACCAGTGCCCACAATGTCATCACTTAACGACTACCGCCCTGTCGCCTCACTCCCATCATGTTTCTTGTGTCTGGTGAAGGATCACATCATCTCAAAACTTCCCTCCTCGTTGAGGATCCCAGTTTGTTGAGGGTTGGTAAGAATGCTTCAAGGGTCATCAGCACTGCCCCCCCCCCTTCTCCACCCCTCAGGGCTGTGTACTGAGCCCACTGGTCTTCACCCTGATGTCCCATGACTGCCATGTTCAGTTTGAACCACATAATGTATGCAAACGATACTACAGATAGGAGGTGAAACACCCTgaatgtcaagaaaacaaaagaaattgttGTTGATTTCAGGAAAAATCAGCCAAGACACCCTGTGCCCCCCTACTCATCAATGATGCTGCAGTAGAGCAGGTCAGAAGTATTAAATTCCTTAAAACATGCATGACAGAATCAAGGCAACAGTACAGgtctgtttttgatgagtgAAAACCATTGTAGCATGATATATACCCTTTAagagttttgtttgatttcatcAGGGGATAATAATATGATTTGACTCATAGTGTAAGAGGAACACcagagttatttttaaatatgatagGATGAATTGTATTTCTGTTATATACAGCGTATTGAATGACTAATATAGTGTCAGACACATATTATAGCTTAAGGCCTTAGGATTATTTCTAAGACAGAGCTTTGAGCAGAGTGACCAAAAAAGACAAGATATGAATGCATAAAGATAGTTGAAGCCACAAGCTGCTGCATGAAAAGTGTTTGCCTGCAGATAAAACTGTGCTATAGATAGCTGCAGTTGTATGTTTAGAGGTAAACAAGCCAAATATGGGAAGCTGAGTGTGCACTGTTTCAACTCCTGTTTGGAGACGCTGTGTAGAGAGagttagaaatttattttataattcagCTTTCAGGATGGTGCACAGATCCATGATGgccttgtttgaaataaatgctcCTTCATTTGTATAAGACCGTTCTCTAGAACGTTCTCACATAGACACAAAGACAAGATTTATGCAGTCTACACTTGGATCAGTTTAAATGTATTCAACTTATCTTTGACCATTTTCTCTTTTGACAGAGCAAAAAGCTGCCCAGTTTTCATTTTCCAGAAGCTGTTGAAACTCTGAACAGCCTCAAACTGGATGCAGATAATTggacaaagaaaagaacaataACAGATGTGTAACTGGTAtgtcaggttttatttgttctcACTCAACATTAATATGCataaaacatcaatgttttatacattaaaaacattggCTGTTTGTaatgcataaaaacaattttggaaatataatttctgaaaattagattttcagaaattgctaaaacaaacatactAATAGTAGGTTGCCACACCCACCCTGTGGGTAATCTGAGAGACATGCTGTCTGCAAAGTGACTCATAATCTTGCAGTAAATCTCAACAAAGTAAGCAGGTATTAATTTACATTCAGCAAAGAGCAGAGGTGGCCTTCACACTTCCAAACTGTAAACGGTCAGCTGACCACCTTCAGGACTTCACCTGCAGTTTTCACCAGCCATAGAACAACTCACTGTGTTGGTTCatggcagctgcagcagatggaAGTGGACAGGGCAGATCCCTACAACCACTAAAGACAGTGATGTTTTCTACATGAAACCTTAACAGACTCCAGACAGAAGAAGCAGTAGTGAGAATCAACCTCCTTCATGGAGGTAActttcagtgtttaaattaGAATACTTACTGACagtaatacatttcataatCTGCGTGAAATTCAGCATGAATgaggaaaagtgaaaaaagacaATCATAATATTTAAAAGGGAGCCAggattgttttgtctttaaggTTTATTTATTAAGCTGAAATTATAGACAGCCTTTATACTTGATAGAAAATCCCCTCCCTCTGTCGGCTCCATATGGTAGAAATGTGGCAGGTTGTGAAAACCTAAACACTGAGCTCCTGTTGTAGTTATTTGCTGGCAGAGGAGCAACACTGACGTCCAACAATACGTAGacaatcaggaaaaaaagacaaagggtGGTCTGTTTACTGCAGAGACCTCCCAGACCTACATCAAGCTGCTCGTCCAGCTGCTGCACTGctataagagaaaaaaagctgctCTACAGAGACACTGTCTCTGTTCAATGTATAAAACCCACATGAAGCATACAGACCATTCACTAGTATAGCAcaactgtcatgatctgtgtttttccttgtttatttagagttttctgtgtcgttaagtctcttcgttgtcctgtcctccccttgattgttcccaggtgtgtctcgtctctgtgattaccctcccgtgtatttaactccacctgtgttccttgttcgtcgtcgggtcctcgtcaatgtctagccttgttgtcgtcaatgttagcttctgtgtcgtcagtgtttccatgtgcctgctgctcgttgtttggattaagttttctcattaaatcttcatattcatcatacctgggtccgctgcatctgcctcaccacccttcaccacaccgcttcctgacagtaggacccgaccagaccgaacggtgaggcacgctatttttacttttcatcatggaCCCAGTGGAGTTAAAGGAGCTGACGGAAACGATCAGCGAGTATGAGGAGGCTATGGCCAAGCCGTACGCTGCCGGCCGACGCCTCGGTTTCGCCATCCGCTTGGGACTGTTGCTGGACTACTGGGTTCCTCGTTTTCCGCACCCGGGGTTGGTGgagttgcagagggaggcagagtgggagcgtaaggcggccctagccgtcatggctggcgaacctctgcctcccaagccgcacagtttctccgccagcccagatcccgctccagttccgggaccagcaactccagccagcgttccagccggcgcccccgaggccgtttcagccggcgcactccaggccgaatcagccggcgttccggtcgGCGCACCCCCGGCCaagtcagccggcgttccagccggcgttcctgccggcgcaccggaggccgttccagccggcgttcctgccggcgcaccggaggccgttccagccggcgttcctgccggcgcaccggaggccgttccagccggcgttcctgccggcgcaccggaggccgttccaggcaggaccggcgcaccggaggccgttccagccggcgcaccagccggcgcaccggaggccgttccagccggcgcacccgaggccgaatcagccggcgcaccagccggcgcacccgaggccgaatcagccggcgcaccagccggcgcacccgaggccgaatcagccggcgcaccagccggcgcacccgaggccgaatcagccggcgcaccagccggcgcacccgaggccgcaccagccggcgcacccgaggccgaatcagccggcgcaccagccggcgcacccgaggccgcaccagccggcgcacccgaggccgaatcagccggcgcaccagccggcgcacccgaggccgaatcagccggcgcaccagccggcgcacccgaggccgaatcagccggcgcacccgaggccgaatcagccggcgcaccagccggcgcacccgaggccgaatcagccggcgcacccgaggccgaatcagccggcgcaccagccggcgcacccgaggccgaatcagccggcgcaccagccggcgcacccgaggccgaatcagccggcgttcctgccggcgcacccgaggccgaatcagccggcgttcctgccggcgcacccgagacccagaccccctgcgttccacccgagacccagaccccctgcgttccacccgagacccagaccccctgcgttccacccgagaccccctgcgttccacccgagaccccctgcgttccgaccgagaccccctgcgttccgaccgagactccctgcgttccgactcagactcccagcgttccacccgagaccctgacctccagcgttccacccgagaccctgacctccagcgttccacccgagaccctgacctccagcgttccacccgagaccctgacctccagcgttccacccgagactctgacctccagcgttccacccgagaccctgacctcctgtgttcctccagagaccctgaccctctgcgttccctccgagaccctgaccctctgcgttccctccgagaccctgacccccgagaccttgactcccgagaccccgaggaccaagaccccctgcgttcctcacaagactcccagtgttccgactcagacccccggcgttcccaccgagaccccctgtgctccaccagagaccctgcctcggggggctcatcatcgccacctcccgggccgcggacagccgctggaccgcctcctggggtcccgcctctgtggttcccgccttcagcgccgcggacggccgccggaccgcctccgtggttcccgcctccagcgccgcggacggccgccggaccgcctccgtggttcccgcctccagcgccgcggacgaccgccggaccgcctccg from Xiphophorus couchianus chromosome 13, X_couchianus-1.0, whole genome shotgun sequence harbors:
- the lrrc3b gene encoding leucine-rich repeat-containing protein 3B — protein: MTLLDLWLSRSIPMCLLLQSLVLMALCFPSASMCPKGCSCLRDPHLHGLNVTCSQSRLKEIPPNLPVDTVLLRLDHNQIGAVPDQAFRGLRLLRELNLSYNAVETLGEGSFSGIEGTLQVLDLSHNRITSVHRDAFARLKARIIVDDNPWHCDCALQQAIGGMAHNHEAAARVLCRSSELLDQEGRPFLAVDTDLCNLAKRTTDYAMLVTMFGWFAMVISYVVYYVRQNQEDARRHLEYLKSLPSKPKKPDDADDISTVV